In Bradysia coprophila strain Holo2 unplaced genomic scaffold, BU_Bcop_v1 contig_350, whole genome shotgun sequence, a genomic segment contains:
- the LOC119081050 gene encoding trinucleotide repeat-containing gene 6C protein isoform X2, producing the protein MPLYKIMRISKRKSTSTNLNDKMQSSEDIQHNHNLIECNFKYDINSFLASPSISFDKPTKLNLIVADDHGVDDDSDKNITEKTNNNTNTVKYLNLAIPNCCPYDNDIVNVTTGGDQFINYSNNHNIKCNLNKINLFIISSVNTKIKVNLNSLTLRDEQMTKIGWANDFPRIWPIDFIGGATSVINSSKTETLLGGLSPSVEGLGVLLPPVHMHIQNMQRTTPSHIGSSSRNILTLITLNKNQIPYLVKLMIYKNSDENELAIFNSSNTNVTKILVMNNNDNIMDVDDNFRDNIWIMAVDKLLVASNNYTSGKIYLCIINGCDYHDYDNCKWQLLDRYYLMSVSRNSSVLLLFMQCVPEKQISINCYSLCYSYESLNVTEPINLVMIFNEMEILNLKLNKISYNNYEYNNNDDDDDNNDDDDDNFNDEINLMLTMTTKLMLDEGISSMQRKDKQFDNKKIFINNNKMAATLTFIFTNNIDDDDDYKPMMITAMNNNNNDYDDTTNGNIFGITTNTYNQFNKLQIDHDDIVIVMLTIGDVNENNLKGATVPNMKIFKNIIKIQEINQSQCIHNNENINNKSEDNINNNSNIIYVNDKNYHDNNIKIKNFNKKLFYFLKEFNQINYKFKINYINSVPDNNNDINNNYKINIPAAIINNIDLLQSLDDFKLDVASASQQQQQQQQQAYYNIDTMDNSMMPNWTGYERHQNDGNNMNIHTTISHQKRINDNVDNDDVQCFINEHNMWPAFMLYKQPICKSFTHTNIKPKTISTTITTTTTKTTTTTTTNIMITQSDMNKSEYAFKKTLNSFKSILMDKDSVIIDSDLANQQRIMMHNGRTTNQQQLHEKPDNDLLNKLQQSMITDHIDESDDNNNDKYKNLQKLYKQSGIVFDHNFIKLMNFNKANATNNLKHNNLIKQVISDNKNLNTCDIDEKNDYFNDAKSDEYKNVMKTKQFDDNVNMLQPPLKPKLFLSSSNNYMPFDQLTKIVAREKELVNNYYECVAVDKTDTSSTMASNDRWGIPRMMRLRGGVEQALNNGTTGWGSPPSSSSSTNAGSWGPTSNAQQPPAQQWGATSQQSGNTSQQQPRQPDPNSNNKNPSQQQPGAPAQQQNAQMNPNQQVNVAANSAQQQGNGNNWNTQGQQQPQQPIGGVQPPPNNNSGNPIPGGNNNNVNLAQVAGVVGGGTSTAAAKNQLEQLNTMREALFSQDGWGCQHVNQDSNWDVPGTPEPGMKVDPTAPPVWKPTINNGTELWEANLRNGGQPPPTPVQKTPWGHTPSTNLGGTWGEDDDGSEAGNVWTGAPSANPPAQQWGQPSTGMWPATQTVGAAAGPKKDGDWSGNAASTGNTNAGNVGAAGVVGAGGSGTANNWGDPREMRSGGNPMDLRVDPRELRAPGGTDPRAEACQRDMRMVDPREQMRGDMRGDPRGISGRLNGTSEMWGQHHNLTHGSQMPLNKMGVGPTAGVASTTGQWGGASQVTGPKDLAAMNKPSGWEEPSPPAQRRSMPNFDDGTSLWGQQQAQQSQQPPSQQQPRGGPSNAHWKDMADPQGRNMIRNEIRNAVGQSGPGVGNASTPLPPSRIGPSGPIKTDTPMWGHAGGAGRVNSWDEGHSTNWEDKNAGGGMNVGASGAWDGLPAASWPNKNKQIGAGGQGWQDSDTNEWNNAGVPMPKQQQPYKSNSMLEILRNSRQYQMMVNLGLKKEDIDLALRATNFNLEDATEMLKHSAAGVGMDVWRRHDDHASNAFDHPGFPPKNQYGPTPSMPFPNNNPNLLNNIANAGGNPISNVGNMQPIQAQKYLNQGGHNAGNGSNGNSGGVQGVSGFNQGAGQGNQATGQGSTQHLRMLVQQIQMAVQAGYLNHQILNQPLAPTTLHLLNQLLSNIKQLQMTTTNMNRGGVNSIQMTLTITKLKLAISSLQNQIAAQQAIYVKQQQQGQHGGMGNTGGSTSTSNDYLRGVQHSDSINALQGTFSEMSMNKLQEQGFQTPTTPQSRLNQWKLPTVDALKDGSEVTDFSRAPGTTAKSTMSTSNSTIGSLGLQGDGTWSTGRNLNDGWPDSTQEQEKQDWPPSQPSPATAFTDLVPEFEPGKPWKGSQIKTIEDDPSITPGSVARSPLSIAAKDDLFAPSSKTSPTDLPPLSLSSSTWSFNPTSGSQPNFTSSKSNSWSDGAPQQATPTTSELWGAPMSKSARGPPPGLGTNKAGGNGSATGTNGWIGSGLTGRSMSGSSNWAVNNNAGWSSNWLLLKNLTAQIDGSTLRTLCMQHGPLLTFHLYLTHGIALCKYSTREEANKAQMALNNCVLGNTTICAESPSDGEVQSILQHLGVPGASQSQSGAASGSGGTVGSVSGGQSAWRQPTQATPSRSVDTWGSGSVWPSANAASGSGNLWTPLDGATERGTPSSLNSFLPESLLGSELN; encoded by the exons ATGcctttgtacaaaataatgag AATATCAAAACGAAAGTCAACTTCAACAAATCTGAATGATAAGATGCAATCATCTGAAGACATACAACATAATCATAATCTAATAGAATGTAATTTTAAGTACGACATAAATTCCTTCTTGGCTTCGCCATCAATATCATTCGATAAACCGACAAAGTTAAATCTAATCGTTGCTGACGACCATGGTGTTGATGATGATAGTGATAAAAATATAACCGAAAAAACCAACAATAACACAAATAccgttaaatatttaaatctgGCTATACCAAATTGTTGTCCTTATGATAACGATATCGTTAATGTAACAACTGGTGGTGatcaatttattaattattcaaataatCATAACATTAAGTGTAATCTAAATAagataaatttattcataatCAGTAGTGTAAACACTAAgataaaagttaatttaaattctttaacGCTCCGTGACGaacaaatgacgaaaatcGGTTGGGCTAACGATTTTCCGCGCATTTGGCCGATTGATTTTATTGGCGGAGCAACATCTGTGATAAATAGCTCAAAAACTGAGACTCTTCTGGGGGGATTATCTCCGTCCGTAGAG GGCCTTGGCGTCTTGTTGCCCCCTGTTCATATGCATATTCAAAATATGCAACGTACTACGCCCAGCCACATTGGATCTTCCAGTCGCAATATCCTGACCTTGATTACtctaaacaaaaatcaaataccttatttagtgaaattgatgatttacaaaaattcagacGAAAATGAATTGGCAATTTTCAATTCCTCGAATAccaatgttacaaaaatactGGTGATGAACAACAATGATAATATTATGGATGTGGATGATAATTTCCGAGATAATATTTGGATTATGGCTGTCGATAAATTATTAGTGGCCAGCAACAATTACACTAGCGGTAAGATATATTTATGTATTATAAATGGATGCGATTATCATGATTACGATAATTGTAAATGGCAATTACTTGATCGTTATTACTTGATGTCTGTGAGCAGAAATTCATCTGTACTATTACTATTTATGCAATGTGTTCCAGAAAAACAAATATCGATTAATTGTTACTCATTATGCTATAGTTATGAATCCTTAAACGTTACCGAACCAATAAATTTAGTGATGATATttaatgaaatggaaattcttaatttaaaattaaataaaatttcttataataattatgaatataataataacgatgatgatgatgataacaatgatgatgatgatgataattttaacgatgaaataaatttgatgcTAACGATGACGACTAAATTGATGTTGGATGAAGGAATATCATCAATGCAACGGAAAGATAAACAATTTgataataagaaaatatttataaacaacaacaaaatggcggccactttaacatttatttttactaataatattgatgatgatgatgattataAACCCATGATGATTACTGCAAtgaacaataataataatgattaTGATGATACAACTAACGGCAACATTTTCGGTATTACTACAAATACTTACAACCAATTCAACAAACTACAAATCGATCATGATGATATCGTTATCGTAATGTTAACGATCGGTGATGTGaacgaaaacaatttgaaagGTGCAACGGTTCCAAACatgaaaatctttaaaaatattattaaaattcagGAAATAAATCAAAGTCAGTGTATtcataataatgaaaatattaataataaaagtGAAGATAATATAAACAATAATTCTAACATAATTTACGTAAATGATAAGAATTATCAcgataataatattaaaattaaaaatttcaataaaaaattattttattttctaaaagaatttaatcaaataaattataaatttaaaataaattatataaaTTCAGTGCCGGACAACAACAATGACATCAACAATAACTACAAAATCAACATTCCTGCTGCAATAATCAACAATATCGATCTGTTACAATCATTGGATGATTTCAAGTTAGATGTCGCATCAgcatcacaacaacaacaacaacagcaacaacaagcATATTATAATATTGATACAATGGATAATTCAATGATGCCAAATTGGACTGGCTACGAACGCCATCAGAATGATGGCAACAACATGAACATCCACACCACAATAAGTCACCAAAAACGAATCAACGATAACGTCGATAACGATGATGTACAATGTTTCATCAATGAACACAACATGTGGCCGGCGTTTATGCTTTATAAACAGCCAATATGCAAAAGCTTTACTCATACAAATATTAAACCTAAAACAATTTCTACAactataacaacaacaacaacaaaaactacTACTACAACAACTACTAACATAATGATAACTCAATCCGACATGAACAAGTCTGAATACGCTTTTAAGAAAACACTTAATAGTTTTAAGTCAATACTAATGGATAAGGATAGTGTAATAATAGACAGCGATTTAGCGAATCAACAACGCATAATGATGCATAATGGAAGAACAACCAACCAGCAACAACTTCATGAGAAACCTGATAACGatttactaaataaattacaaCAATCGATGATTACTGACCATATTGATGAGTCTgatgataataataatgataaatataaaaatttacaaaaattatataaacAATCAGGGATTGTATTCGAccacaatttcattaaattgatgaattttaataaGGCAAATGCTACAAATAATCTAAaacataataatttaattaagcAAGTTATTAGCGATAATAAAAATCTTAATACATGTGATATTGACGAGAAGAATGATTATTTTAACGATGCTAAGTCTGATGAATACAAAAACgtaatgaaaacaaaacaatttgatgATAATGTCAATATGCTACAACCGCCGCTAAaaccaaaactatttttatcaTCATCCAACAATTATATGCCATTCGATCAATTAACAAAAATCGTTGCTCGAGAGAAAGAACTTGTTAACAATTACTACGAATGCGTTGCTGTCGATAAAACCGACACATCATCAACTATGGCGTCAAATGACCGTTGGGGTATACCTCGTATGATGCGTTTGAGAGGTGGCGTTGAACAGGCCTTGAATAATGGCACAACCGGATGGGGTTCGCCACCCAGCAGTAGCTCATCGACAAATGCTGGATCTTGGGGACCAACATCCAATGCCCAACAGCCACCTGCACAACAATGGGGAGCCACTTCTCAGCAATCAg GCAACACATCACAACAACAGCCGAGGCAACCTGATCCTaattcaaacaataaaaatccatcaCAGCAACAACCTGGCGCACCTGCGCAACAACAAAATGCTCAAATGAATCCCAACCAACAAGTCAATGTTGCTGCAAACTCTGCACAGCAACAAGGAAATGGAAACAATTGGAATACTCAAG GTCAACAACAACCTCAGCAACCAATAGGTGGTGTTCAACCGCCGCCAAATAACAACAGCGGTAATCCAATTCCCGgtggaaataataataatgttaaTCTTGCACAAGTAGCTGGCGTTGTTGGTGGCGGTACATCGACAGCAGCGGCCAAAAATCAATTAGAGCAGCTTAACACAATGCGCGAAGCATTGTTTAGTCAAGATGGATGGGGCTGCCAACATGTCAATCAAGATTCGAATTGGGATGTTCCTGGAACACCTGAGCCAGGAATGAAAGTTGATCCAACTGCTCCGCCCGTTTGGAAACCAACGATCAACAACGGAACAGAATTGTGGGAAGCGAATTTACGTAACGGCGGTCAGCCACCTCCAACTCCTGTTCAAAAAACTCCATGGGGTCATACACCATCAACAAATTTGGGTGGCACATGGGGTGAAGATGACGATGGCAGTGAAGCCGGTAATGTTTGGACTGGCGCTCCATCAGCAAATCCACCTGCACAACAATGGGGACAACCGAGCACTGGAATGTGGCCGGCAACACAGACTGTTGGAGCAGCAGCCGGTCCGAAAAAAGATGGTGATTGGTCTGGAAATGCTGCATCTACTGGAAACACTAATGCTGGAAATGTCGGAGCTGCTGGAGTAGTTGGTGCTGGAGGTTCTGGAACAGCAAATAACTGGGGCGATCCTCGGGAAATGCGTTCCGGTGGAAATCCCATGGATTTAAGAGTTGATCCTCGTGAATTACGAGCTCCCGGCGGAACTGATCCGCGAGCAGAG GCTTGTCAACGAGATATGCGTATGGTTGATCCACGCGAACAAATGCGAGGTGATATGCGTGGTGATCCTCGTGGTATTTCTGGCCGTTTAAATGGCACTTCCGAAATGTGGGGTCAACATCATAATCTAACACATGGCAGTCAGATGCCATTAAACAAAATGGGTGTTGGTCCGACAGCAGGAGTTGCATCTACAACAGGCCAATGGGGTGGAGCATCCCAAGTTACTGGTCCGAAAGACTTAGCAGCAATGAACAAACCATCCGGTTGGGAAGAACCATCTCCACCAGCACAACGACGCAGTATGCCTAATTTCGATGACGGAACGTCGTTGTGGGGTCAACAGCAAGCACAACAGTCTCAACAACCACCATCACAACAACAGCCACGTGGTGGTCCATCGAATGCTCACTGGAAAGATATGGCTGATCCACAGGGACGCAATAtgattcgaaatgaaattcgtaatGCCGTTGGACAAAGCGGTCCAGGTGTCGGAAATGCTTCGACTCCGCTTCCACCGTCTCGAATCGGTCCTAGTGGCCCTATTAAAACCGACACTCCAATGTGGGGTCATGCTGGAGGAGCAGGACGCGTCAATTCTTGGGACGAAGGACACTCTACTAATTGGGAAGATAAGAATGCTGGTGGCGGAATGAACGTTGGAGCTTCTGGCGCTTGGGATGGTTTGCCAGCAGCATCATGGCCGAATAAAAACAAGCAGATTGGTGCTGGAGGTCAAGGCTGGCAAGACTCAGACACAAATGAATGGAACAATGCTGGTGTGCCAATGCCGAAACAGCAACAACCATACAAATCGAATTCTATGTTAGAAATACTACGAAACAGTCGACAGTATCAAATGATGGTTAATCTGGGTTTAAAGAAGGAAGACATCGATCTGGCCTTGCGAGCAACGAATTTTAATCTTGAAGATGCAACGGAAATGCTAAAGCATTCCGCTGCAGGTGTCGGAATGGATGTTTGGAGACGTCACGATGATCACGCATCTAATGCCTTCGATCATCCAGGCTTTCCACCAAAGAATCAATATGGTCCAACGCCATCAATGCCATTCCCA AACAACAATCCAAATCTCCTGAACAACATTGCCAATGCTGGTGGCAATCCAATATCTAATGTGGGCAATATGCAGCCCATTCAAGCTCAAAAGTATCTCAATCAAGGTGGTCATAATGCTGGTAATGGCAGCAACGGAAACAGTGGCGGCGTTCAAGGTGTATCAGGTTTCAATCAGGGTGCTGGTCAGGGTAATCAAGCGACTGGACAAGGATCCACTCAGCATCTTCGCATGCTCGTCCAACAAATTCAAATGGCTGTTCAAGCCGGCTATCTCAATCACCAAATATTAAATCAACCATTGGCACCAACCACGTTACATCTTCTCAATCAGTTGTTGTCCAATATCAAG CAACTTCAAATGACGACAACAAATATGAATCGTGGCGGTGTCAACAGCATTCAAATGACGTTAACCataacgaaattgaaattagcaatTTCTAGtttacaaaatcaaattgcTGCTCAACAAGCCATTTACGTGAAACAGCAACAGCAAGGTCAACACGGCGGTATGGGCAATACGGGCGGATCCACGTCGACTTCAAATGACTATTTGAGAGGCGTGCAGCATAGCGACTCGATAAACGCATTGCAGGGTACATTCTCTGAAATGTCCATGAATAAA TTGCAAGAGCAAGGATTCCAAACGCCTACAACTCCACAGTCTCGACTCAATCAATGGAAACTACCCACAGTAGACGCTTTAAAGGATGGCAGTGAAGTGACTGATTTTTCACGTGCTCCTGGAACTACGGCCAAATCGACAATGTCTACTTCAAATTCGACCATTGGTTCACTTGGCCTTCAAGGCGACGG CACTTGGTCAACTGGTCGTAATTTGAACGATGGATGGCCCGATTCCACTCAAGAACAAGAAAAACAAGATTGGCCACCATCTCAACCATCTCCTGCTACTGCATTTACGGATTTGGTACCGGAATTTGAACCCGGAAAGCCATGGAAG GGATCTCAAATTAAAACCATTGAGGATGATCCTAGCATCACACCTGGTAGTGTTGCACGCAGTCCATTATCTATAGCTGCCAAAGATGATTTGTTCGCTCCAAGCAGCAAAACGTCGCCCACCGACTTGCCACCATTAAGCCTATCGTCTTCAACTTGGAGCTTCAATCCCACGTCTGGATCGCAGCCCAATTTTACAAg CTCGAAAAGTAATAGTTGGTCAGATGGTGCTCCACAACAAGCAACACCAACTACATCCGAATTATGGGGTGCTCCAATGAGTAAATCAGCACGTGGACCACCGCCAGGCTTGGGTACTAATAAGGCTGGCGGAAATGGTTCGGCAACTGGAACCAACGGTTGGATTGGAAGTGGTTTAACCGGTCGTAGTATGTCCGGCTCTTCAAACTGGGCTGTCAACAACAATGCTGGATGGTCTTCAAATTGGTTGTTATTGAAGAATCTAACGGCACAG ATTGACGGTTCAACATTGCGCACACTATGCATGCAACATGGACCCCTATTGACGTTCCATCTGTACTTGACCCATGGTATTGCATTGTGCAAATATTCGACTCGGGAAGAGGCAAACAAAGCACAAATGGCACTGAACAATTGCGTACTCGGCAATACGACAATTTGTGCTGAATCGCCCAGTGACGGTGAAGTACAAAGTATTTTGCAACATTTAGGTGTACCAGGTGCATCTCAATCACAATCTGGTGCTGCTAGTGGATCGGGAGGAACAGTTGGAAGTGTGTCTGGAGGACAGTCGGCTTGGCGTCAACCAACTCAAGCGACACCTTCTCGATCAGTTG ATACATGGGGATCTGGATCCGTTTGGCCGAGCGCAAATGCAGCCAGCGGTAGTGGAAATCTCTGGACACCATTAGACGGAGCCACCGAACGTGGCACACCTTCCAGTTTAAATTCATTCCTGCCCGAAAGTTTACTCGGtagtgaattaaattaa